CAGCCTTCGTGGAGAAGCGCCCGGCGCAGTTCAAGGGCCGCTGACCGGCCGCCACCGGCCCCGGCGTTCGGGTCAGGACGTCGGGGCGGTGGCCCGGAAGCAGGTCGCGATGTGGTCGTCGACCATGCCGGTGGCCTGCATCAACGCGTAACAGGTGGTCGGACCGAGGAAGACGAAGCCCCGGCGCTTGAGCTCCTTCGCCATGGCCTTGGACTCCGGCGTCACGGCGGGCACGTCGGCGATCGTGGCCGGGCGCACGTGGTCTTCGGGGGCGAAGGACCACAGCAGCTCGTCCAGGCCACCGTCCAGCTCCGCCACCAGGCGGGCGTTGTGGATGGCCGCGTTGATCTTCGCCCGGTTCCGCACGATGCCGGCGTCGGCCATCAGGCGGTCGAAGTCCTCCTGGCCGTACGACCCGACCACCGCCGGGTCGAAGCCCGCGAACGCCTTCCGGAAGTTCTCGCGCTTGCGCAGGATCGTGATCCACGCCAGCCCGGACTGGAAGGACTCGAGGCACATCCGCTCGAACAGCGCGACGTCACCGTGCAGCTCGACGCCCCACTCGGTGTCGTGGTACTCGACGTAGTCGGGCGTGCTGACGCCCCACGGGCACCTCTCCACCGGGGTGTCCACGTCGACGCGCGACTCAAGCCGGGTCACGCTCGACCTCCCGATCGGGGTCCGCCTCCAGTTCCGCCACCCGCGCCCGCAGCCGCTCGACCTCGGCGGCCAGCCGTTCCACGGCCCAGTCGACCTCGGTCATCTTGTAGCCGCGGAACACCTGCTGGAACTGCAGGCCCCGGATGTCGTCCGGGGTGACGTCCTCGGCGGGCAGGCGCGTGGGCGACGCGCCGGGTGGCAGCGGCTCCAGTTCCTCACCGCGGCCGAACAGGAGCGAGGCGAGCAGGAACACCACCGCCGCCACGAGCACCATGACGAGGAGGTAGATGAGCGCGCTGGTCACCCGACGATCGTGGCACACACCCACGACAGTTCGCGGTGAAGCCCGAACCCCGCGTCCGCCGAACCGCCGGCCCTACCCCGCCAGCGCCAGGCAGCGGCGAGCCGAGAAGCCCAGCCACACGCACATGACCAGGGACACCAGCGACCCGACGACGACGGGCGGGGAGAACAGCAGGACCCCCGGGCTCAGCACCGCCGTCCCGGCCAGGATCGCCAGGTACCCGGCCACCACGGCGGTCACGCCGCCGGTCGCGCACCACCCCGCCCACCGGGCCAGCCGCCCCGACCCGACCCCCCGCACCACCAGCCGCCGGCCCACCACCAGGGCGCACAGCGCCACGCCGGCGACGACCCACGCGGTGGCGTCGTTGACGGTCGCCAGCAGCACGTACCAGCCGGGGACCGGCGTGTCCTCGCCGAAGTACAGGCCGAACCACAGCGCCCGGTTCAGCTCCCACA
This DNA window, taken from Saccharothrix variisporea, encodes the following:
- a CDS encoding DNA-3-methyladenine glycosylase I — translated: MTRLESRVDVDTPVERCPWGVSTPDYVEYHDTEWGVELHGDVALFERMCLESFQSGLAWITILRKRENFRKAFAGFDPAVVGSYGQEDFDRLMADAGIVRNRAKINAAIHNARLVAELDGGLDELLWSFAPEDHVRPATIADVPAVTPESKAMAKELKRRGFVFLGPTTCYALMQATGMVDDHIATCFRATAPTS
- a CDS encoding DivIVA domain-containing protein, with protein sequence MTSALIYLLVMVLVAAVVFLLASLLFGRGEELEPLPPGASPTRLPAEDVTPDDIRGLQFQQVFRGYKMTEVDWAVERLAAEVERLRARVAELEADPDREVERDPA
- a CDS encoding permease prefix domain 1-containing protein → MDVIDDYVTALGRRLRGPGRADLLTEARDGLEDAAAAYEAGGVDPVEARRRAVADFGPLPEIAREYQSLLALSHGARTLRTLLLLPPLAHLMWELNRALWFGLYFGEDTPVPGWYVLLATVNDATAWVVAGVALCALVVGRRLVVRGVGSGRLARWAGWCATGGVTAVVAGYLAILAGTAVLSPGVLLFSPPVVVGSLVSLVMCVWLGFSARRCLALAG